Genomic segment of Dactylococcopsis salina PCC 8305:
TTCGATTACGAAGAAAATGAAATTAAGTAGAGGGAATCATGGACTTACAAAAGTATGAAAGTAATGCGGCGATTAAGACCTTTCTTAATTATCCATTTTGGTTAAGTTTCGGATTACTCCTCATGGAGAAAACGGAATGGAGCGATATGGATTGGAAACAGGTTGAAATCAATGTGTTTAAACTCCAAAAACGGATTTTTCGAGCTTCTCAAAGTGGTGACGTGGCTAAAGTTCACAAACTCCAGAGATTATTGTTGCGGTCTTGGTGCGCCAAACTCTTTGCAGTACGACGCATTTCGCAGGATAACCAGGGTAAGAATACTGCTGGGATAGATGGTGTAAAAACCCTAAGTCCTAAGCAAAGATTAAACCTTGCTGAAAACCTAACTCTTACAGGGAAGGGTAAATCCTTAAGACGGGTCTGGATTCCAAAACCAGGTAAAGCGGAAAAACGCGGCTTGGGTATTCCAGTAATGGAAGACCGTGCGAGGCAAGCACTTCTTAAACTGGCTTTAGAGCCAGAGTGGGAGGCAAAATTTGAGCCAAATTCGTACGGATTCAGACCAGGACGCTCTTGCCATGATGCGGGAGAAGCAATTTTTGATGCAATTCGGTACAAGCCTAAATGGGTGTTAGATGCCGATATCTCGAAATGCTTCGACCGCATAAATCACGACGCTCTCTTACAAAAATTGAATACAACTCCGACTATTGCTCGACAAATTCGAGCTTGGCTAAAGTCGGGGGTCTTGGATAAAGGTGATTGGATGCCAACAAATGAGGGAACACCACAAGGAGGGGTGATAAGTCCTCTATTGGCAAACATTGCTCTGCATGGACTTGAGGAGTACATAAAACAATGGGCTGAAACTTGGAAAGGTAGAAAAGAACGCAATCGTTCTTCCATCTCCTTAATCAGGTACGCAGATGACTTCGTTGTTCTCCATAAGGATAAATCCACCATCCAACAAGCGAAAACGCTAATTGAACAGTGGTTACATGGCTTAGGCTTAGAAATTAGCGAGAGCAAGACGAGAATTTGTCATACAGTTATGGATTCCGAAGAAGAGAAAGCAGGTTTTGATTTCTTAGGATGGAATATCCGTCAACATGAAATCGGAAAAAACCATTCAGGAAAAAGTACAAATGGCAAATTACT
This window contains:
- the ltrA gene encoding group II intron reverse transcriptase/maturase, which produces MDLQKYESNAAIKTFLNYPFWLSFGLLLMEKTEWSDMDWKQVEINVFKLQKRIFRASQSGDVAKVHKLQRLLLRSWCAKLFAVRRISQDNQGKNTAGIDGVKTLSPKQRLNLAENLTLTGKGKSLRRVWIPKPGKAEKRGLGIPVMEDRARQALLKLALEPEWEAKFEPNSYGFRPGRSCHDAGEAIFDAIRYKPKWVLDADISKCFDRINHDALLQKLNTTPTIARQIRAWLKSGVLDKGDWMPTNEGTPQGGVISPLLANIALHGLEEYIKQWAETWKGRKERNRSSISLIRYADDFVVLHKDKSTIQQAKTLIEQWLHGLGLEISESKTRICHTVMDSEEEKAGFDFLGWNIRQHEIGKNHSGKSTNGKLLGFKTIIKPSDKSIKTHYEKIVSVLDSMKGKSQEVIIDRLNPIITGWCNYHKTVCSKEVFHHLDHLVWNKLRRWMKSRHSNKTLKWCIDKYFHLTKEKDLKGEKRVNKWVFSTPSDIPNSSVAGKHELRKHAWTQIERHIKIEGSRSPYDGDWRYWSKRRGEYPGTPKRVATLMKRQKGKCARCELYVKDEDVMEVDHIVPKAEGGKDHYKNLQLLHRHCHHQKTAEDRQRQMNNKGKKKAQKKTKKGRKSETRQGSAVNTA